CAATAATTCCGGATAACGCTTGGGGCACTCGTATTACCGCTTCTGCTGGCACGAGTTTAGACACCCCTTATTCCTTGGGTACCGTCAATCAAAAGATTTCTTCCCCAAGAAAAGCGGTTTACAACCCTAAGGCCTTCGTCCCGCACGCGACGTCACTGGATCAGGCTTTCGCCCATTGTCCAAGATTCTCGACTGCAGCCTCCCGTAGGAGTAAGGACCGTGTTTCAGTTCCCTTGTTGGGGACCATGCTCTCACATCCCCTACCCGTCATAGCCTTGGTGAGCCATTACCTCACCAACAAGCTGATAGGCCGCGGACTCATTCTAAAGCGAAAAGTTAAAAACAAATCTTTACCCCGAAGGGACCATCGGGTATTAGCCCCGCTTTCGCGGGGTTATTCCCGTCTTTAGAGTAGATATCCACGTGTTACTAACCCATCTGCCGCTGTCCCGCAAGCGGGACCGCTCGACTTGCATGCCTTATCTACGTCGCCAGTGTTCATCCTGAACCAGGATCAAATTCTCAGTTAAAAATTAAAAAATAAATTAAGGAATAACAAAGAGACAAGCTGGCTCAATGCAGCTACTGACTTTTAAAAGGGCTTTTACTTAACCTTGATATTTTATACAAAAAATAATTTAAAGTCAACCCCGTTAGATAGTAAACCCTACGAGCTCTATCTAACGGGGTCAACCCCTTATTTGGCCTGCTTACTTCTCCATTTTTCAATTTTTTTATGGTCTCCGCTCAAAAGAATTTTTGGCACGCTTCTTTCTTTTTTATCTATTTTGATTTTCTCGGGCCGTGTATAAACAGGGTAACCCTTAACTTCTCTTTTGTCTTCTATTGATTCTTTGTTTCCTAAAACCCCCGGAATTAATCTTGAAACTGCCTCAATAATTACCATTGCTCCAAGCTCGCCACCCGATAAAATATAATCTCCGATTGAAATTTCCTCGTTGGCAATATATTTTGCAACTCGTTCATCCACCCCCTCGTATCTCCCGCATATTAAAATAACATCTTTGTACTTAGTTAAGAACTTTGCCTTTTTTTGGTCCAATTTTTTTCCTTTTGCGGAAAGTAAAATTATTCTTGTTTTTTTCTTTGCGCTTTTTTTAATTTTATTTATGGTTTTTTGTATCGGATCTATTTTTAAAACCATTCCCGGTCCTCCTCCAAATGGCCTATCGTCCACGGTCTTTCGTTTATCATCTGTAAAATCGCGAAGATTATAGATTTTTATTTTTATTTTCTTTTTCTGCTGGGCCCGTCGCAAAATCCCTTCTTTAAAGTAAGAATCAAAAATCTCCGGAAAAATTGTAATTATGTGAAAAGTCATAGGCTTAGGAATTTTTACAAACAAACTGAATCTTATTTCCGTCGGGGTCAAGAAAGCTAAAATTTTTTCCCCAATCTTCTTTAACTAATTCTTTTTCAAATTTTATTCCTTTTTCTTTAAACTGATTATATATTTCTTGTATATTTTCAACTTCTATAAAAACGGTTTGATGTCCTGCAATTTCTCTTTCT
This DNA window, taken from Candidatus Paceibacterota bacterium, encodes the following:
- the trmD gene encoding tRNA (guanosine(37)-N1)-methyltransferase TrmD, whose protein sequence is MTFHIITIFPEIFDSYFKEGILRRAQQKKKIKIKIYNLRDFTDDKRKTVDDRPFGGGPGMVLKIDPIQKTINKIKKSAKKKTRIILLSAKGKKLDQKKAKFLTKYKDVILICGRYEGVDERVAKYIANEEISIGDYILSGGELGAMVIIEAVSRLIPGVLGNKESIEDKREVKGYPVYTRPEKIKIDKKERSVPKILLSGDHKKIEKWRSKQAK
- a CDS encoding VOC family protein, whose product is MKLDSAIFYTNSLEEAIKFYKEIIGLEVDYIQEGKFASFKLDNAKLGIKQAKEEREIAGHQTVFIEVENIQEIYNQFKEKGIKFEKELVKEDWGKNFSFLDPDGNKIQFVCKNS